A single Candidatus Deferrimicrobiaceae bacterium DNA region contains:
- the guaA gene encoding glutamine-hydrolyzing GMP synthase — MDQKILILDFGSQYTMLIARRIRELKVYSEIHLCTVGLDFIKAFAPSGIILSGGPASVYAEGAPTVPKEIFSLGVPVLGICYGMQLITHLLGGKVARAEEREYGLANIRGEWGDPLFLGIDEFRNNNAPTQVWMSHGDRIDALPPGFSIIARSENSPVAAMTNLDRTIYGVQFHPEVVHSVRGKEILANFLFRVCGVSPTWTMHSFVETSIRKIRETVGIDGVVLGLSGGVDSSVAAVLLHKAIGDQLTCIFVNNGLIRKGEAEDVVETFRDGIGLHLDYIDATDRFLGGLDGVEDPEKKRKIIGELFVRVFEEAEHNIPNVSFLAQGTLYPDVIESVSFKGPSAVIKSHHNVGGLPDRMKLKLVEPLRELFKDEVRELGRELGIPAHIIDRQPFPGPGLAVRIIGPVTPERCRILREADAIVIEEIRAAGLYESIWQSFAVLLPIKTVGVMGDERTYENVAAIRAVHSQDGMTADWVQLPYDLLQRMSSRIINEVKGINRVVYDISSKPPATIEWE, encoded by the coding sequence TTGGACCAGAAGATCCTCATCCTCGACTTCGGCTCGCAGTACACCATGCTGATCGCACGGCGCATCCGTGAGCTCAAGGTCTACAGCGAGATCCACCTGTGCACGGTGGGCCTCGATTTCATCAAGGCATTCGCCCCCTCGGGCATCATCCTGTCGGGCGGCCCTGCGAGCGTTTACGCCGAAGGCGCCCCGACCGTCCCGAAGGAGATCTTTTCCCTCGGCGTTCCTGTCCTCGGCATCTGCTACGGGATGCAGCTCATCACGCACCTCCTGGGCGGCAAGGTCGCCAGGGCCGAAGAGCGCGAATACGGCCTCGCCAACATCCGGGGGGAGTGGGGCGACCCGCTCTTCCTCGGCATCGACGAGTTCCGCAACAACAACGCCCCGACCCAGGTCTGGATGAGCCACGGGGACCGGATCGACGCGCTGCCGCCGGGCTTCTCGATTATCGCCCGCTCCGAGAACTCTCCCGTCGCGGCGATGACCAACCTCGACCGCACCATCTACGGCGTCCAGTTCCACCCCGAGGTGGTCCACAGCGTTCGCGGCAAGGAGATCCTCGCGAATTTCCTGTTCCGCGTCTGCGGAGTATCGCCCACATGGACGATGCACTCCTTCGTCGAGACCAGCATCCGGAAGATCCGCGAGACGGTCGGAATAGATGGCGTCGTGCTCGGCCTTTCCGGCGGCGTCGACTCTTCCGTGGCCGCCGTTCTCCTCCATAAGGCCATCGGCGACCAGCTGACCTGCATCTTCGTCAACAACGGCCTGATCCGGAAAGGGGAGGCCGAGGATGTCGTGGAGACGTTCCGCGACGGCATCGGGCTCCACCTCGATTACATCGACGCCACCGACCGGTTCCTGGGCGGTCTGGACGGCGTCGAAGATCCCGAGAAGAAGCGCAAGATCATCGGCGAGCTGTTCGTCCGCGTCTTCGAGGAGGCCGAGCACAACATTCCCAACGTATCGTTCCTCGCGCAGGGGACGCTCTACCCGGACGTGATCGAGAGCGTTTCGTTCAAAGGCCCGTCGGCAGTCATCAAGTCTCACCACAACGTCGGCGGCCTTCCCGACCGGATGAAGCTGAAGCTCGTCGAGCCCCTCCGCGAGCTGTTCAAGGACGAGGTCCGGGAGCTCGGGCGCGAGCTCGGCATCCCGGCCCACATCATCGACCGCCAGCCGTTCCCCGGCCCCGGTCTCGCGGTCCGGATCATCGGGCCCGTTACTCCCGAACGATGCCGCATCCTGCGCGAGGCCGACGCCATCGTCATCGAGGAGATCCGCGCGGCAGGCCTCTACGAATCGATCTGGCAATCGTTCGCGGTGCTCCTCCCGATCAAGACCGTCGGGGTCATGGGGGACGAGCGCACTTACGAAAACGTGGCCGCGATCCGGGCCGTCCACAGCCAGGACGGCATGACGGCCGACTGGGTCCAGCTGCCCTACGACCTGCTGCAACGGATGTCCAGCCGCATCATCAACGAGGTCAAGGGGATCAACCGGGTCGTCTATGACATCTCCTCCAAGCCCCCGGCCACCATCGAATGGGAATAG
- the guaB gene encoding IMP dehydrogenase, giving the protein MPTKRTTTTHLIEEGLTFDDVLLLPAASSVLPKDVDVSVMLAPGLRLNIPVLSSAMDTVTEAEAAIAMAREGGLGIVHRNNTSDEQAYEVDRVKKSESGMISDPITVDPDQKVTEALEVMKKYRISGLPVTRDGKLVGILTNRDLRFETNFEQPIRNVMTKEKLVTVAVGTTLEQARDILHRNRIEKLLVVDGKQNLRGLITIKDILKIKKYPNACKDEKGRLRVGAAISVGAGWEERVEKLVRAGADVICVDTAHGHSKMVVDTVKVLHKLYPGTPLIAGNVATGDATDALIKAGVDCVKVGVGPGSICTTRVVAGIGVPQVTAIMQCYEVARKKGVSIVADGGIKYSGDVTKAMAAGGTAVMIGSLFAGCDESPGEHVLYQGRSYKVYRGMGSLEAMKKGSKDRYFQSHVDTDSKLVPEGIEGRVPYRGPLASVVYQLVGGLKAGMGYVGAPTIDELHKRAQFMKITAAGLRESHVHDVVITKEAPNYRME; this is encoded by the coding sequence ATGCCTACGAAACGCACCACCACCACACACCTCATCGAGGAAGGGCTCACGTTCGACGACGTCCTTCTTCTTCCTGCCGCATCGTCCGTCCTGCCGAAGGATGTCGACGTGTCCGTCATGCTGGCGCCGGGACTACGGCTCAACATCCCCGTCCTCAGCTCCGCGATGGATACCGTGACCGAAGCCGAGGCGGCCATCGCCATGGCGCGGGAAGGCGGCCTCGGCATCGTCCACCGCAACAACACTTCCGACGAGCAGGCCTACGAGGTCGACCGGGTCAAGAAGTCCGAGAGCGGCATGATCTCCGACCCGATCACCGTCGATCCCGACCAGAAGGTGACCGAAGCGCTCGAGGTCATGAAGAAATACCGCATCTCCGGCCTCCCTGTGACGCGCGACGGCAAGCTCGTCGGCATCCTGACCAATCGCGACCTCCGGTTCGAGACCAATTTCGAGCAGCCCATCCGGAACGTCATGACCAAGGAAAAGCTGGTCACCGTGGCGGTCGGCACGACGCTCGAGCAGGCGCGCGACATCCTGCACCGGAACCGGATCGAGAAGCTGCTCGTCGTCGACGGCAAGCAAAACCTTCGCGGGCTCATCACGATCAAGGACATCCTCAAGATCAAGAAATACCCGAATGCATGCAAGGACGAGAAGGGGCGGTTGCGCGTCGGGGCGGCGATCAGCGTCGGAGCCGGGTGGGAAGAGCGCGTCGAGAAGCTCGTCCGGGCCGGGGCCGACGTCATCTGCGTCGATACGGCGCACGGTCACTCCAAGATGGTCGTCGACACCGTCAAGGTGCTTCACAAGCTCTACCCGGGCACCCCGCTGATCGCGGGCAACGTGGCCACAGGGGACGCCACGGATGCGCTTATCAAGGCAGGCGTCGACTGCGTCAAGGTCGGCGTCGGGCCGGGGTCGATCTGCACAACCCGCGTCGTCGCCGGCATCGGCGTCCCCCAGGTGACCGCGATCATGCAATGCTACGAGGTTGCCCGCAAGAAGGGCGTATCGATCGTCGCCGACGGCGGCATCAAGTATTCGGGCGACGTCACCAAGGCGATGGCCGCGGGCGGCACCGCCGTCATGATCGGCTCGCTGTTCGCGGGCTGTGACGAGAGCCCCGGAGAACACGTCCTGTACCAGGGGCGCAGCTACAAGGTCTATCGCGGCATGGGCTCCCTCGAGGCCATGAAGAAGGGGAGCAAGGACCGCTACTTCCAGTCGCATGTCGATACCGACAGCAAGCTCGTCCCCGAAGGGATCGAGGGCCGGGTCCCTTACCGCGGCCCGCTGGCCAGCGTCGTCTACCAGCTTGTCGGGGGCCTCAAGGCCGGCATGGGCTACGTCGGCGCCCCGACCATCGACGAACTCCACAAGCGCGCGCAATTCATGAAAATCACGGCGGCAGGCCTTCGCGAATCGCACGTCCATGACGTGGTCATCACCAAGGAAGCCCCCAATTACCGGATGGAGTAG
- a CDS encoding Ppx/GppA phosphatase family protein, whose protein sequence is MGHVAAIDIGTNTIRLLVASRDGDDFRVVSRIRRITSMGKALRSTGEIGESEFHESIAALRAFRDELDRLGVERYRACGTAGLRIAGNADRFLAAATGVGINVEVISADEEARLAWSGMLLGMGDRVRDVVLMDIGGGSTEFTMGPEPGRSVSLPIGVVVTWGAFRPSDPLERWQVAAMKHYFTERIASGTASLPTRGIRRMVGTAGSFTTLAALDQRLKTYRPERVDGYAMNPESVRRWSERLCSLTEAERLALPGMEKGRENYMVPGLLQVVAAIERFGIRELVISDKGLLEGIIEDLTAS, encoded by the coding sequence TTGGGACACGTCGCAGCCATCGATATCGGGACCAACACGATCCGGTTGCTCGTCGCCTCCCGCGATGGGGACGATTTCCGGGTGGTCTCCAGGATTCGCCGCATCACGTCGATGGGCAAGGCGCTTCGGTCGACCGGCGAGATCGGCGAAAGTGAATTTCACGAATCCATCGCGGCGCTTCGCGCTTTTCGCGACGAACTGGATCGGCTGGGCGTCGAGCGGTACCGCGCCTGCGGAACCGCGGGCCTGCGCATCGCGGGGAACGCCGACCGGTTCCTGGCAGCCGCCACAGGCGTCGGAATCAACGTCGAGGTGATCTCCGCCGACGAGGAAGCTCGCCTGGCTTGGTCCGGCATGCTCCTCGGAATGGGGGACCGGGTCCGCGACGTCGTTTTGATGGACATCGGGGGCGGGAGCACCGAGTTCACCATGGGGCCGGAGCCCGGCCGGTCGGTCAGCCTGCCCATCGGCGTCGTCGTGACATGGGGCGCCTTTCGCCCTTCCGATCCGCTCGAACGCTGGCAGGTCGCCGCCATGAAGCATTACTTCACCGAGCGGATCGCCTCAGGGACCGCATCTCTCCCGACCCGGGGCATCCGGCGCATGGTCGGCACGGCCGGCAGCTTCACCACGCTCGCCGCACTCGACCAGCGGCTCAAGACCTACCGCCCCGAGCGGGTCGACGGCTACGCGATGAACCCCGAATCCGTCCGGCGCTGGTCCGAACGGCTTTGCTCCCTGACCGAGGCGGAGCGCCTCGCGCTTCCCGGCATGGAGAAAGGCCGCGAAAACTACATGGTCCCGGGGCTGCTCCAGGTCGTTGCCGCCATCGAGCGCTTCGGGATCCGCGAGCTGGTGATCAGCGACAAGGGATTGCTGGAAGGCATCATCGAAGACCTGACCGCATCATGA
- a CDS encoding YihY/virulence factor BrkB family protein, whose amino-acid sequence MKDLPKRLLKATWKGTGHFLSSNGMVYSAAIAFNLLLSAIPILFLVFAATAVVIGKNELPFEQLTSLLRDAFPYGAQVLIPNLRQMLQSSATFGFVGTVLLFFTSFSATDAVHKSLSVMLDTQDDKHLGRSALFHLGLVLTLTVLAGAAIVIPPLWRGVAFLTSRLPEQLDPLILLIHTLFSMLILPVLIFCGGFLSYRFLSPKGVRIRNAVVGSVLFTVLAVLIKWGFVYYVTKLSKMSIIYGSLFSIVSFIMVAYLFAAAYLLSASIIGVLEKD is encoded by the coding sequence ATGAAGGATCTCCCGAAGCGCCTCCTGAAGGCGACATGGAAAGGTACCGGCCATTTCCTCTCCAGCAACGGGATGGTCTACAGCGCCGCGATTGCGTTCAACCTTCTTCTCTCCGCGATCCCGATCCTGTTCCTCGTATTTGCGGCCACGGCGGTCGTCATCGGCAAGAACGAGCTTCCCTTCGAGCAGCTGACCTCCCTTCTGCGCGATGCGTTCCCCTACGGCGCCCAGGTGCTCATCCCAAACCTGCGGCAGATGCTCCAGTCGAGCGCCACGTTCGGGTTCGTGGGGACCGTGCTGCTCTTTTTTACGTCGTTTTCGGCCACCGACGCCGTCCACAAGTCGCTTTCGGTCATGCTCGACACCCAAGACGACAAGCACCTCGGCCGCAGCGCCCTGTTTCACCTCGGGCTCGTGCTGACGCTCACCGTGCTCGCAGGGGCGGCCATCGTCATTCCGCCACTCTGGCGCGGGGTGGCGTTCCTCACGAGCCGGCTGCCCGAACAGCTCGACCCGCTCATCCTGCTGATCCACACGCTGTTTTCCATGCTCATCCTGCCGGTGTTGATCTTCTGCGGGGGCTTTCTCAGCTACCGGTTCCTGTCTCCCAAAGGCGTCCGCATCCGGAATGCGGTCGTCGGAAGCGTCCTGTTCACCGTGCTTGCGGTTCTGATCAAGTGGGGATTCGTCTACTACGTGACCAAGCTTTCCAAGATGAGCATTATTTACGGTTCCTTGTTCAGCATCGTCAGTTTTATAATGGTGGCATACCTTTTTGCCGCCGCCTACCTGCTCAGCGCCAGCATCATCGGGGTTCTCGAAAAGGACTAG
- the der gene encoding ribosome biogenesis GTPase Der, with translation MSDTHFTVALVGRPNVGKSTLFNKITGKRRAITFDEPGVTRDLVALPVEYFGKKFDLVDTGGFMIGGDEEDLLPKIRGQVLRAIFESDMVLFLVDARDGLQPLDREIAKMLRERGKSFFLVANKVDTKVGAAGFREFHEIGVDKVFTVSAEHGIGVDDLLDAIATLVPEHSTSASDVDDLVPRIAVVGRPNVGKSTLINALAGSEQVIASEIPGTTRDAIDVSVEFGGNKFVFIDTAGIRAKRKTDSVLEKFSIIKSLESIKRCDLAVLMIDGPEAMSHQDRQVLRYVLDEDRAVVIAANKSDMWPTEEARKAGMKKIQEGLEYATFASIVPISAQNKKGMGNLFRQIALGAENFSRRVPTGLLNRMAQTFLYTVPIPSKQGRNRAFYITQVSTKPPTFAVFVKNRKGVPESFTRYLLNQIRERFGFEGSPVRIVYKER, from the coding sequence ATGTCTGATACCCATTTCACGGTCGCGCTGGTCGGACGCCCCAACGTCGGGAAGTCCACGCTGTTCAACAAGATCACGGGCAAACGGCGCGCGATCACCTTCGACGAGCCCGGCGTCACCCGCGACCTGGTCGCGCTCCCGGTCGAATATTTCGGAAAGAAGTTCGACCTGGTCGATACCGGGGGCTTCATGATCGGTGGCGATGAGGAAGATCTCCTTCCCAAGATTCGCGGGCAGGTACTCCGGGCGATCTTCGAATCCGACATGGTCCTCTTCTTGGTCGACGCGCGCGACGGCCTCCAGCCGCTCGACCGCGAGATCGCCAAGATGCTGCGCGAACGGGGCAAGTCCTTCTTCCTCGTCGCCAACAAGGTCGACACCAAGGTAGGGGCTGCGGGTTTCCGCGAGTTCCACGAGATCGGCGTCGACAAGGTGTTCACCGTCTCGGCCGAGCACGGCATCGGCGTCGACGACCTGCTGGACGCCATCGCGACGCTGGTCCCCGAGCACTCGACATCCGCCAGTGATGTCGACGATCTCGTCCCCCGCATCGCCGTGGTCGGCCGTCCCAACGTCGGCAAGTCCACATTGATCAATGCACTGGCAGGTTCCGAACAGGTCATTGCGTCCGAGATTCCCGGGACCACGCGGGACGCCATCGACGTCTCGGTCGAGTTCGGGGGAAATAAGTTCGTCTTCATCGACACGGCCGGAATCCGGGCCAAGCGAAAGACCGATTCCGTCCTCGAGAAGTTCTCGATCATCAAGAGCCTCGAGTCGATCAAGCGCTGCGACCTCGCGGTTCTCATGATCGACGGGCCGGAGGCCATGTCTCATCAGGACCGCCAGGTGCTTCGTTACGTGCTCGACGAAGACCGGGCCGTCGTGATCGCCGCCAACAAGAGCGACATGTGGCCGACCGAGGAAGCACGCAAGGCAGGGATGAAGAAGATCCAGGAGGGGCTCGAATACGCCACCTTCGCTTCCATCGTCCCCATTTCCGCGCAGAACAAGAAGGGGATGGGAAACCTTTTCCGTCAGATCGCCCTCGGGGCCGAAAACTTTTCCCGCCGGGTCCCGACCGGCCTGCTCAACCGGATGGCGCAGACCTTCCTCTATACCGTCCCGATCCCGTCGAAGCAGGGTCGGAACCGCGCCTTCTACATTACGCAGGTCAGCACCAAGCCGCCGACGTTCGCGGTCTTCGTCAAGAACCGGAAGGGAGTCCCCGAATCGTTCACGCGGTATCTCCTGAACCAGATCCGCGAGCGGTTCGGCTTCGAGGGCTCACCGGTCCGCATCGTCTACAAGGAACGATGA
- the era gene encoding GTPase Era, with product MTTGKISGFVALLGRPNVGKSTLLNRILGARIAIVTPKPQTTRDRVAGIHTEDRGQIIFLDSPGIHKPKKALNAYMVRTAERIAVESDIVLHLVDERSPREGEEETMVRGIIENVTVPKMLILNKCDKMPEEMILRRLQEAMDSGIYKEVFPVSAKSGRGVKQLLDTLFTRLPEGPAYYSEDDLTDLPMRFIAKEIIREKLFHKLSNELPYSIAVTIEEYKEDTPNGIIRIRAEICVERESQKGIVIGKKGAMLKDIGTAARIELEQETGEKVFLELFVKVERDWTRSETHMERLGYV from the coding sequence ATGACCACCGGTAAAATCTCCGGGTTCGTGGCGCTGCTCGGGCGCCCCAACGTCGGAAAATCCACACTGCTGAACCGAATCCTCGGGGCTCGGATCGCGATCGTGACCCCCAAGCCGCAAACCACGCGCGACCGCGTCGCCGGTATCCACACCGAGGACCGGGGGCAGATCATCTTTCTCGACAGCCCGGGAATCCACAAGCCGAAGAAGGCGCTCAACGCCTACATGGTTCGCACCGCCGAACGGATCGCCGTCGAGTCCGACATTGTCCTCCACCTCGTCGACGAAAGGTCCCCGAGGGAAGGCGAGGAAGAGACGATGGTCCGCGGGATCATCGAAAACGTCACCGTTCCGAAGATGCTCATCCTCAACAAGTGCGACAAGATGCCCGAGGAAATGATTCTCCGGCGACTCCAGGAAGCCATGGACAGCGGGATCTACAAAGAGGTGTTTCCCGTCTCCGCCAAGTCGGGGCGGGGCGTCAAGCAGCTCCTCGACACGCTCTTCACCCGACTTCCCGAGGGGCCGGCCTATTATTCGGAGGACGACCTGACCGACCTGCCGATGCGTTTCATCGCCAAGGAGATCATCCGGGAAAAGCTGTTCCACAAGCTGTCGAACGAGCTGCCGTACAGCATCGCGGTCACCATCGAAGAATACAAGGAAGACACGCCCAACGGCATCATCCGGATCCGTGCCGAGATCTGCGTCGAGCGCGAATCCCAGAAGGGGATCGTGATCGGGAAAAAGGGCGCCATGCTGAAAGACATCGGGACGGCAGCCCGCATCGAGCTCGAGCAGGAAACCGGCGAGAAGGTCTTCCTCGAGCTGTTCGTCAAGGTCGAAAGGGACTGGACCCGCAGCGAAACCCACATGGAGCGTCTCGGATATGTCTGA
- the rnc gene encoding ribonuclease III: MRDLEGEIGYSFKSRPLLVQALRHASSLSPDSASMSYQRLEFLGDSVLNLCVAEEVYALFPEAGEGELTRARSSLINNRNLYELGVRIGLPETMQIDRSVRSKGGGVTPKMVADVVEAITGAIYLDGGFLAARTFVRDHLLADTAIIDVAARFDAKTRLQEWCQKERLPLPEYMPVSESGPPHARVFRIAVTAGGMRAESNGSSKKEAEMNAAAELLARLEKKEGK; the protein is encoded by the coding sequence TTGCGTGACCTTGAAGGGGAAATAGGGTATTCTTTCAAGTCGAGACCGCTTCTCGTGCAGGCGCTCCGGCATGCGTCGTCACTCTCGCCCGATTCCGCCTCCATGTCCTATCAACGGCTCGAGTTCCTCGGAGATTCCGTGCTTAACCTCTGCGTCGCCGAAGAGGTCTACGCGCTTTTCCCGGAAGCAGGCGAGGGCGAATTGACACGCGCCCGCTCCTCGCTCATCAACAACCGGAACCTGTATGAGCTTGGCGTGCGCATCGGCCTTCCCGAAACCATGCAGATCGATCGTTCGGTCCGCTCCAAAGGGGGCGGGGTCACGCCGAAGATGGTCGCCGACGTCGTCGAAGCCATCACGGGTGCCATCTATCTTGACGGCGGATTCCTTGCCGCAAGAACTTTTGTCCGGGACCACCTGCTGGCCGATACCGCCATCATCGACGTGGCCGCGCGCTTCGACGCCAAGACCAGACTCCAGGAATGGTGCCAGAAGGAGCGGCTGCCGCTTCCCGAATACATGCCGGTCAGCGAATCCGGGCCACCGCACGCCCGGGTATTCCGCATCGCGGTCACCGCAGGGGGCATGCGCGCCGAAAGCAACGGATCTTCCAAGAAGGAAGCAGAGATGAACGCGGCGGCCGAACTGCTGGCCCGCCTCGAAAAGAAAGAGGGCAAATAG
- a CDS encoding MiaB/RimO family radical SAM methylthiotransferase, giving the protein MRKRLTVLTVGCKSSFADSATLLRQASESGFEVVPDDQPADVVFISGCTVTHRADRDNRALARRARRKNPHAVLVMTGCFPATASSETREGLPEIDHWLPTGGDGALPLLRLLSSGFEPGEAISDYRADRILGHKRTFLKIQDGCDSRCAYCVVPLARGGHRSFPADEIVDGAIASEKDGATEFLLTGIHIGRYGSDRNEPDGLADLTRRLLEKTFRPRIRLGSIEPLEISPALLSLFQATDRLCPHLHIPLQSGSDRVLERMRRPYSAGQFAEAVARVRETAPLARIGADVMAGFPGETEEDFAETTSLVERAGIDYLHVFPYSARPGTESSRWPDDVSEASKKDRVSQLNRIDVKIRERFLSRQIGRTLTVLVQRTHPDSGMVSGISEYGVDVRLPGEDDSLCRMVPVLIESAAGGWLLGRPGVPIA; this is encoded by the coding sequence ATGCGCAAGCGACTGACCGTCCTGACCGTCGGCTGCAAGTCCAGCTTTGCCGACTCGGCGACTCTCCTGCGGCAGGCGTCCGAATCCGGGTTCGAGGTCGTTCCGGACGACCAGCCGGCCGACGTCGTCTTCATCAGCGGGTGCACCGTGACCCATCGGGCTGACCGGGACAACCGTGCGCTCGCCCGTCGGGCGCGCCGGAAGAATCCCCATGCCGTCCTCGTCATGACCGGCTGCTTCCCCGCAACCGCGTCAAGTGAGACGCGCGAAGGGCTTCCCGAGATCGACCACTGGCTGCCCACGGGCGGCGACGGGGCGCTTCCCCTGCTCCGCCTGCTTTCGTCCGGTTTCGAGCCCGGCGAAGCCATCTCCGATTACCGGGCCGACCGGATTCTCGGGCACAAGCGAACCTTCCTCAAGATCCAGGACGGGTGCGACAGCCGGTGCGCTTACTGCGTCGTCCCGCTGGCCCGTGGAGGACACAGGTCCTTTCCCGCCGATGAGATCGTCGACGGGGCCATCGCTTCCGAAAAAGACGGCGCGACCGAGTTCCTGCTCACCGGGATCCATATCGGGCGATACGGCAGCGATCGGAACGAACCGGATGGCCTTGCCGACTTGACCCGGCGCCTCCTGGAAAAGACCTTTCGGCCCCGAATCCGCCTTGGCTCGATCGAACCGCTCGAAATTTCGCCGGCGCTCCTTTCCCTTTTTCAGGCGACCGACCGGCTATGCCCGCATCTGCACATCCCCCTGCAGAGCGGCTCCGACCGGGTTTTGGAAAGGATGCGAAGGCCTTACAGCGCAGGGCAGTTCGCCGAAGCCGTCGCGAGAGTCCGGGAGACCGCACCCCTTGCCCGGATCGGTGCGGACGTCATGGCGGGGTTCCCCGGCGAAACCGAAGAAGATTTCGCGGAAACCACCTCCCTGGTCGAGCGTGCGGGCATCGACTATCTGCACGTTTTCCCGTATTCTGCGCGTCCGGGAACCGAGAGCAGCCGGTGGCCGGACGATGTTTCCGAAGCCTCGAAAAAGGACAGGGTGTCCCAACTGAACCGGATCGACGTAAAAATCAGGGAGCGATTCCTGTCCCGGCAGATCGGCAGGACGCTGACCGTGCTCGTTCAAAGAACCCATCCTGACTCGGGCATGGTCTCCGGCATCAGCGAATACGGGGTGGATGTCCGGCTGCCCGGGGAGGACGATTCGCTCTGCCGGATGGTCCCTGTTTTGATCGAATCCGCAGCCGGAGGATGGCTACTTGGGCGGCCCGGAGTTCCCATTGCGTGA
- the mnmA gene encoding tRNA 2-thiouridine(34) synthase MnmA encodes MTRGRVLAAMSGGVDSSVAAMLLKREGWDVVGVTMDLFGGGTAPEGKCCSYDDRQDARRVCDALGIPFYVLNMKDAFREMVVDPFIREYASGRTPNPCTLCNERLKFGALMRKADELGAEMIATGHYAIIRRGPGPRCRLLASSDARKDQSYFLFSLDEQRLSRILFPVGELAKTQVRALAAEAGLPISEKAESQDICFVPDGDYGAFLARNGIEAPEGDFVDTHGKVLGRHRGVTRYTVGQRKGLGVSAPEPLFVVRIDGLRNRVVLGKASESSSTTTRVDSASFVAGDPPAAEFRALARIRYRHPGVLSTVSVLEAGRSLSVRFDEPQRGVAPGQALVLYDGDEVVGGGWIACASD; translated from the coding sequence ATGACCCGGGGGCGCGTCCTCGCGGCGATGAGCGGCGGGGTCGATTCCTCGGTCGCAGCCATGTTGCTCAAGCGCGAGGGATGGGACGTCGTCGGCGTGACGATGGACCTGTTCGGCGGAGGGACAGCCCCGGAAGGAAAGTGCTGTTCCTACGACGACCGGCAGGATGCGCGACGGGTATGCGACGCCCTCGGGATTCCTTTCTACGTACTGAACATGAAGGATGCCTTCCGCGAGATGGTCGTCGATCCGTTCATCCGGGAATATGCCTCCGGCCGAACGCCGAACCCGTGCACCCTCTGCAACGAGCGGCTCAAGTTCGGGGCGCTCATGCGGAAGGCCGACGAGCTCGGCGCCGAAATGATCGCCACCGGCCATTACGCGATCATCCGCCGCGGCCCAGGTCCGCGATGCCGGCTGCTGGCCTCTTCCGACGCACGGAAGGACCAGTCCTATTTTTTGTTCTCCCTCGACGAACAGCGCCTTTCGCGAATACTTTTTCCCGTCGGGGAGCTCGCGAAGACGCAGGTTCGCGCGCTTGCGGCCGAAGCCGGGCTTCCAATTTCCGAAAAAGCCGAAAGCCAGGATATCTGTTTCGTTCCCGACGGCGATTACGGCGCTTTCCTGGCCCGGAACGGCATCGAGGCGCCGGAGGGCGACTTCGTCGACACGCACGGGAAAGTTCTCGGCCGCCATCGTGGCGTGACCCGTTACACGGTCGGACAACGAAAAGGGCTGGGCGTTTCCGCCCCCGAACCGCTTTTCGTGGTGCGAATCGACGGGCTGCGCAACCGGGTCGTCCTGGGGAAAGCTTCCGAAAGCAGTTCGACGACGACGCGCGTCGATTCAGCGTCCTTCGTGGCCGGTGACCCGCCCGCAGCCGAATTCAGGGCTCTCGCCCGGATCCGGTACCGGCACCCGGGCGTTTTGTCCACGGTTAGCGTCCTGGAGGCAGGCCGCAGCCTTTCCGTCCGGTTCGACGAACCGCAACGCGGCGTCGCTCCCGGGCAGGCGCTCGTTTTGTACGACGGAGACGAAGTCGTCGGAGGAGGGTGGATCGCATGCGCAAGCGACTGA